One segment of Pseudobythopirellula maris DNA contains the following:
- a CDS encoding GH39 family glycosyl hydrolase → MILPSDCARFALLLVSLVAMDGVWRGGAASAFEVEIAIDATEPIGPLRPIWRFFGADEPNYVYMKDGEKLMEKLGGMRPGEVFFRAHNLLTSGDKTPALKWGSTNAYTEDENGDPVYDWEVIDLMFDTMLERGVRPYVEVGFMPEALSRKPTPYRHDWRPGMRYSRIMTGWRHPPKDYGKWEELVYQLALHCVERYGMDEVRGWYWETWNEANILPDGYWGGTREEFFRLHDHTIAAVRRAIPDAIVGGPDSAGDGGDFTRAFLEHCLRGDNAATGETGVPIDFIAFHAKGAPTHEQGHVRMGIANQLRTIDRGFGIVASFPELKRTPIVIGESDPEGCAACQGPMFSYRNGTVYSSYTAASFARKHELADKHGVRLEGALTWAFEFEDQPYFAGFRQLATNAVPLPVLNVLRMMARMSGERLASTSSSQVALDAILRDGVRGEPDVGVLASRDGGTVWALVWHYHDDDVYGPDAEVTLRLTGWGESDAAVTHHRVDEDHSNSYAEWKRMGSPGAPNEKQYGELMEASELATVEQGAERGEGALTLRFDLPRQGVSLLEISPN, encoded by the coding sequence ATGATTCTCCCATCCGACTGCGCCCGTTTTGCCCTTCTTCTCGTATCGTTAGTCGCGATGGACGGCGTCTGGCGGGGCGGGGCGGCGTCGGCCTTCGAGGTCGAGATCGCCATCGACGCCACCGAGCCGATCGGCCCGCTGCGGCCGATCTGGCGGTTCTTCGGCGCCGACGAGCCGAACTACGTGTACATGAAGGACGGCGAGAAGCTGATGGAGAAGCTCGGAGGCATGCGGCCAGGGGAGGTGTTTTTCCGGGCCCACAACCTGCTAACGAGTGGCGACAAAACGCCCGCGCTCAAGTGGGGCAGCACCAATGCCTACACCGAGGACGAGAACGGCGACCCCGTTTACGACTGGGAGGTCATCGACCTGATGTTCGACACGATGCTCGAGCGCGGCGTGCGGCCTTACGTCGAGGTTGGTTTCATGCCCGAGGCGCTCTCGCGCAAGCCGACCCCTTATCGTCACGACTGGCGGCCCGGCATGCGGTACTCACGGATCATGACCGGCTGGCGCCACCCGCCCAAGGACTACGGCAAGTGGGAAGAGCTGGTTTACCAATTGGCCCTGCACTGCGTCGAGCGTTACGGCATGGACGAGGTGCGCGGATGGTACTGGGAGACCTGGAACGAGGCGAACATCCTGCCCGACGGCTACTGGGGCGGCACACGGGAAGAATTCTTCCGGCTGCACGACCACACGATCGCTGCGGTTCGACGGGCGATCCCCGATGCGATCGTCGGCGGCCCCGACTCGGCGGGCGACGGGGGCGACTTCACGCGGGCGTTTCTTGAGCACTGCTTGCGCGGCGACAACGCCGCCACGGGCGAGACCGGCGTGCCGATCGACTTCATCGCTTTCCACGCCAAAGGGGCTCCGACCCACGAACAGGGCCACGTGCGGATGGGCATCGCTAATCAGTTGCGCACCATCGATCGCGGCTTCGGCATCGTCGCCTCGTTCCCCGAGCTGAAGCGGACTCCGATTGTCATCGGCGAGTCGGACCCCGAGGGGTGCGCGGCGTGCCAGGGGCCGATGTTCAGCTACCGCAACGGCACGGTTTACTCGAGCTACACCGCCGCGAGCTTCGCCCGCAAGCACGAGTTGGCGGACAAGCACGGCGTGCGGCTTGAGGGTGCGCTCACATGGGCGTTCGAGTTCGAGGACCAACCTTACTTCGCCGGCTTCCGCCAACTGGCCACCAACGCCGTGCCGCTGCCGGTGCTGAACGTCTTGCGGATGATGGCGCGGATGAGCGGCGAGCGGCTCGCCTCGACGAGCAGCTCGCAGGTCGCGCTCGATGCGATCCTGCGCGACGGCGTGCGCGGTGAGCCGGACGTCGGCGTGCTGGCCAGCCGCGACGGCGGCACGGTGTGGGCCCTCGTGTGGCACTACCACGACGACGACGTCTACGGCCCCGACGCCGAGGTGACGCTCCGCCTGACGGGCTGGGGCGAGAGCGACGCCGCGGTCACGCACCACCGTGTCGACGAGGACCACAGCAACAGCTACGCCGAGTGGAAGCGGATGGGCTCGCCCGGGGCGCCCAACGAGAAACAGTACGGCGAGTTGATGGAGGCCTCGGAGCTGGCGACGGTCGAGCAGGGGGCCGAGCGGGGCGAAGGGGCCCTGACCCTGCGGTTCGACCTGCCCCGACAGGGGGTCTCGCTGCTAGAAATCTCCCCGAATTAG
- a CDS encoding L-rhamnose mutarotase: MGAHYGPTNPSPEEQVASGVRRFASFVELVPEQEQQYRKMHAEVWPQVVAACKRANMRNYCIWIQEIGDKKYVFRHFEYTGSDPEADFAAVAEDPTIKEQWWPLTDGCMRPVPGTPADEMWREADLAMHLP; this comes from the coding sequence ATGGGCGCACACTACGGACCCACCAACCCCTCGCCGGAAGAGCAGGTCGCAAGCGGCGTGCGTCGTTTCGCGTCGTTCGTCGAACTGGTGCCCGAGCAAGAGCAGCAGTACCGCAAGATGCACGCCGAGGTCTGGCCGCAGGTCGTGGCCGCTTGCAAGCGGGCGAATATGCGGAACTACTGCATATGGATCCAAGAGATCGGCGACAAGAAGTACGTCTTCCGTCACTTCGAGTACACCGGCTCGGATCCCGAGGCCGATTTCGCGGCTGTGGCTGAGGACCCGACGATCAAGGAACAGTGGTGGCCGCTCACCGATGGCTGCATGCGCCCCGTGCCGGGAACACCCGCAGACGAAATGTGGCGAGAAGCCGATTTGGCGATGCACCTGCCGTGA
- the mgrA gene encoding L-glyceraldehyde 3-phosphate reductase, with protein MPHDAATARYDSMPYRRCGKSGVRLPAVSLGLWHNFGAVDAYATGREIVLRAFDRGVTHFDLANNYGPPPGSAEENFGRIVREDLAAYRDELIVSTKAGYLMWPGPYGEWGSRKNLLASLDQSLARMGLPYVDIFYSHRPDPDTPLEETMGALAHAVRSGKALYAGISNYRPKEAREAIRLLGEMGAPCLIHQPRYSMFDRWVEDERLLDLLGEEGVGAIAFSPLAQGLLTDRYLEGVPADSRVAKGVGFLRPEHLSDERLGRARRLNEVASERGQTLAQMALAWVLRDSRVTSVLVGASSVSQLESNLDALGGVGFRQAELDAIEAILAE; from the coding sequence ATGCCTCACGACGCCGCCACCGCCCGCTACGACTCGATGCCCTATCGCCGCTGCGGCAAGAGCGGCGTGCGGCTGCCTGCCGTTTCGCTGGGGCTGTGGCACAACTTCGGCGCCGTTGACGCCTACGCCACGGGTCGCGAGATCGTCCTGCGGGCGTTTGACCGAGGTGTGACGCACTTCGATCTGGCGAACAACTACGGCCCTCCGCCCGGAAGCGCCGAGGAGAACTTCGGCCGCATCGTGCGCGAGGACCTCGCCGCGTACCGCGACGAGCTGATCGTCTCGACCAAGGCGGGCTACCTGATGTGGCCCGGGCCGTACGGCGAGTGGGGATCGCGTAAGAACCTGCTTGCTAGCCTCGACCAAAGCCTCGCGCGAATGGGGCTGCCGTACGTTGATATCTTCTATTCGCACCGTCCCGACCCCGACACGCCGCTGGAAGAAACCATGGGCGCGTTGGCCCACGCGGTGAGGAGCGGCAAAGCGCTCTACGCGGGGATCTCGAACTACCGGCCGAAGGAGGCGCGCGAGGCGATCCGCTTGCTCGGCGAGATGGGCGCTCCGTGCCTGATCCACCAACCGCGCTACTCGATGTTCGACCGCTGGGTCGAAGACGAGCGGCTGCTCGACCTGCTGGGCGAAGAGGGGGTCGGCGCCATCGCCTTCTCGCCGCTGGCCCAAGGGCTGCTGACCGACCGCTATCTCGAAGGCGTGCCGGCCGACTCGCGGGTGGCGAAGGGCGTCGGCTTTCTCCGCCCAGAACACCTCAGCGACGAGCGTCTCGGCCGCGCGCGGCGTCTGAATGAGGTCGCCAGCGAGCGGGGGCAAACGCTCGCTCAGATGGCGCTCGCCTGGGTTTTGCGCGACTCGCGTGTCACGTCGGTCCTGGTCGGCGCCAGTTCGGTTTCGCAACTCGAGTCGAACTTAGACGCGCTGGGCGGGGTTGGGTTTCGTCAAGCGGAGCTCGACGCGATCGAAGCGATCCTTGCCGAGTGA
- a CDS encoding M90 family metallopeptidase, with product MLPSWFKKRRRERVASAGLDEEWRDRAHQLCWQYPRLDPVEQRRLEELAAVFIAEKKWEGCGGFEVDDVVKQTIASQVALMTLGFDDEHFDSTMSVLVYPDAYVARDYLAVDDHSVLEFDTARLGEAWRRGPVVLSWPNVEAAGRGPNSGISLVHHEFAHQLDNLSDEANGLPPMPSHEAARSWLTTSRNARKRLSRELRSGVDAPLDEYATTNATEFFAVATEAFFQTPRLLKRWDGELFTQFVGFFRQDPMRWADR from the coding sequence ATGCTGCCTAGCTGGTTCAAGAAGCGTCGCCGTGAACGTGTCGCTAGCGCGGGACTCGATGAGGAGTGGCGCGACCGCGCCCACCAGCTCTGTTGGCAATACCCGCGTCTCGATCCCGTTGAACAGCGTCGCCTCGAAGAGCTCGCCGCCGTATTCATCGCCGAGAAGAAGTGGGAAGGCTGTGGCGGTTTTGAAGTCGACGATGTCGTCAAGCAGACCATCGCCAGCCAGGTCGCGCTGATGACGCTCGGCTTCGACGACGAGCACTTCGACAGCACCATGTCGGTGCTCGTCTATCCCGACGCTTATGTCGCCCGCGACTACCTCGCGGTCGATGACCACTCCGTGCTCGAGTTCGATACCGCTCGCCTCGGTGAGGCTTGGCGTCGCGGGCCCGTGGTCCTGTCTTGGCCCAATGTCGAGGCGGCTGGCCGTGGGCCCAACAGCGGTATCAGCCTCGTGCACCACGAGTTCGCTCACCAACTCGACAATCTATCGGACGAGGCGAACGGCCTGCCTCCGATGCCGTCGCACGAGGCCGCAAGGAGTTGGCTCACCACGTCACGCAACGCTCGCAAAAGGCTCTCCCGCGAGTTGCGCAGCGGCGTCGACGCGCCGCTCGACGAGTACGCCACCACCAACGCCACCGAGTTCTTCGCCGTGGCGACCGAGGCTTTCTTTCAAACGCCCCGTCTCTTGAAACGCTGGGACGGAGAGCTCTTCACCCAGTTCGTGGGCTTTTTCCGCCAAGACCCGATGCGGTGGGCCGACCGCTGA
- a CDS encoding aldehyde dehydrogenase family protein, which yields MSTAAPAPAAPPKVRHTECLIDGEWRPSVSGKTFETINPATEEAIANIAEGDAADIDAAVKAARQAFDHGPWRTMDARDRGRIMLRLADLIEENLDELAALETLDNGKPISVSRTADIPLVIDCIRYYAGWADKLHGATVPIRGEHFCYTLREPVGVVGQIIPWNFPALMAAWKWGPALAAGCTIVMKPAEQTPLTCLRMAALAQEAGLPPGVLNVVPGFGPTAGAALTKHPGVDKIAFTGEGTTAEIIQKATLGSMKRLTFELGGKSPNIILSDADLEAAVAGSHFGLYFNQGQCCCAGSRVYVDTKVYDEFCDRMAQRNDDYVVGDPFDPNTQQGPQVDKAQFDKILRYVDCGVEEGASLLTGGKRHGEEGFFVEPTLFAGVTDDMKIAREEIFGPVMSVLKFDGVDEIAARANDSEFGLAAAVWSRDIAKAHRLAGQLRAGTVWVNCYNVFDTAAPFGGFKKSGLGRELGSAGLDAYTETKTVTVSLA from the coding sequence ATGTCCACCGCCGCCCCCGCCCCGGCCGCGCCCCCGAAGGTACGCCACACCGAGTGCTTGATCGACGGCGAGTGGCGTCCCTCGGTGAGCGGCAAAACGTTCGAGACGATCAACCCGGCCACCGAAGAGGCAATCGCCAACATCGCCGAGGGGGACGCGGCAGACATCGACGCGGCGGTCAAAGCCGCCCGTCAAGCGTTCGACCACGGGCCGTGGCGTACGATGGACGCCCGCGACCGCGGCCGCATCATGCTCCGACTGGCCGACCTCATCGAGGAGAACCTCGACGAGCTGGCGGCCCTCGAGACGCTCGACAACGGCAAGCCGATCAGCGTGTCGCGCACGGCCGACATCCCGCTGGTGATCGACTGCATCCGCTACTACGCCGGCTGGGCCGACAAGCTTCACGGCGCCACGGTGCCGATCCGCGGTGAGCACTTTTGCTACACGCTCCGTGAGCCGGTCGGTGTGGTTGGGCAGATCATCCCCTGGAACTTCCCAGCCTTGATGGCGGCCTGGAAGTGGGGCCCCGCGTTGGCGGCCGGCTGCACGATCGTCATGAAGCCCGCCGAGCAAACGCCGCTCACTTGCTTGCGGATGGCGGCGCTCGCTCAAGAGGCGGGATTGCCCCCGGGCGTGCTCAACGTGGTGCCCGGCTTTGGCCCCACGGCCGGCGCGGCGCTCACCAAGCACCCGGGCGTCGACAAGATCGCATTCACCGGCGAAGGGACGACGGCCGAGATCATTCAGAAAGCGACGCTCGGCTCGATGAAGCGGCTGACGTTCGAACTCGGCGGCAAAAGCCCCAACATCATCCTCAGCGACGCCGACCTCGAAGCCGCCGTGGCCGGCTCGCACTTTGGCCTGTACTTCAATCAGGGCCAGTGCTGCTGCGCGGGAAGCCGGGTCTACGTCGACACGAAGGTGTACGACGAGTTCTGCGACCGCATGGCCCAGCGGAACGATGATTACGTGGTCGGCGACCCGTTCGACCCCAACACCCAGCAAGGCCCGCAGGTCGACAAGGCGCAGTTCGACAAGATCTTGCGCTACGTCGATTGCGGCGTGGAGGAGGGCGCCAGCCTGCTCACCGGCGGCAAGCGGCACGGCGAAGAAGGCTTTTTTGTCGAACCGACGCTGTTCGCCGGCGTGACGGACGACATGAAGATCGCCCGCGAAGAGATCTTCGGGCCCGTGATGAGTGTGCTGAAGTTCGATGGCGTCGACGAGATCGCCGCCCGCGCGAACGACAGCGAGTTCGGCCTGGCGGCGGCCGTTTGGTCGCGCGACATCGCCAAGGCGCACCGCCTGGCGGGCCAGCTGCGAGCCGGCACCGTTTGGGTCAACTGCTACAACGTGTTCGACACGGCGGCGCCGTTCGGCGGGTTCAAGAAATCGGGCCTCGGCCGCGAGCTTGGCTCGGCGGGTCTCGACGCTTACACGGAAACGAAAACCGTGACGGTTTCGTTGGCTTAG